The following coding sequences are from one Arachis hypogaea cultivar Tifrunner chromosome 7, arahy.Tifrunner.gnm2.J5K5, whole genome shotgun sequence window:
- the LOC112703132 gene encoding 3-ketoacyl-CoA synthase 4 — MMSDDADFTISPLHLHHLNLIIVLAVLIIGATLYIITRPRSIYLLDSSCFRPPDYLRVDYNRFMEHSRLTGEFDDCALEFQRKILQRSGLGEETYFPEAMHAIPPNPSMAAARQEAQQVMFGALDNLFANTGIKPKQIGILIVNCSLFNPTPSLSAMIVNKYKLRENTRTYNISGMGCSAGVIAIDIAKDLLQVHRNTYAVVVSTENITQNWYLGNKKSMLIPNCLFRMGASAVLLSNKSSDRRRSKYKLLHVVRTHKGSDDKAYKCVFQEEDDEGKTGVTLSKDLMIIAGEALKTNITTLGPLVLPISEQLLFFVTLVAKKMLNTKVKPYIPDFKLAFSHFCIHAGGRAVIDELEKNLQLRAEHVEASRMTLHRFGNTSSSSIWYELAYTEAKGRVRKGHRVWQIAFGSGFKCNSAVWVALKNVKPSPNNPWEDCIHSYPVQLLT, encoded by the coding sequence ATGATGAGTGACGACGCAGATTTCACGATCTCCCCCCTCCACCTCCACCACCTCAATCTCATCATCGTCCTCGCCGTCCTCATCATCGGCGCCACTCTCTACATCATCACCCGCCCCAGGTCCATCTACCTCCTCGATTCGTCCTGCTTCCGCCCACCGGACTACCTCCGCGTCGACTACAACCGCTTCATGGAACATTCCAGACTCACGGGGGAATTTGACGACTGTGCGCTTGAATTCCAGCGCAAAATCTTGCAGCGCTCTGGTCTTGGGGAAGAAACCTACTTCCCCGAAGCTATGCATGCCATCCCTCCAAACCCCTCCATGGCCGCCGCAAGACAAGAAGCCCAACAGGTCATGTTTGGTGCGCTCGACAATCTCTTTGCCAACACCGGCATCAAGCCGAAACAAATTGGAATCCTCATCGTGAATTGCAGCTTGTTCAACCCTACACCTTCTCTTTCCGCCATGATCGTCAACAAGTACAAGCTCAGGGAGAACACAAGGACCTACAATATTTCCGGGATGGGTTGCAGTGCAGGAGTGATAGCCATCGATATCGCCAAAGACTTGCTTCAAGTTCATAGAAACACCTACGCCGTGGTGGTGAGCACAGAGAACATCACGCAGAATTGGTACTTGGGGAACAAGAAATCAATGCTCATCCCTAATTGCTTGTTCCGGATGGGCGCTTCTGCGGTGCTTCTCTCCAACAAAAGCTCCGATAGGCGGCGTTCAAAGTACAAACTTCTTCATGTAGTGAGAACGCACAAAGGTTCAGATGACAAGGCCTACAAATGCGTGTTTCAGGAAGAGGACGATGAAGGCAAAACAGGGGTTACGCTTTCCAAAGATCTGATGATCATTGCTGGTGAGGCTCTCAAGACTAACATAACCACGCTGGGTCCATTGGTGCTTCCCATAAGTGAGCAGCTTCTGTTCTTCGTTACGCTGGTTGCGAAGAAGATGTTGAATACGAAGGTGAAGCCTTACATCCCGGATTTCAAGCTGGCTTTCAGCCATTTCTGTATCCATGCGGGGGGGAGGGCGGTGATCGACGAGCTGGAGAAGAATCTGCAGCTGAGGGCGGAGCACGTGGAAGCTTCTAGAATGACGCTTCATAGGTTCGGGAACACATCATCGAGTTCGATATGGTACGAGTTGGCGTACACGGAGGCGAAGGGGAGAGTGAGGAAGGGCCACAGAGTGTGGCAGATAGCTTTCGGGAGTGGGTTCAAGTGTAACAGTGCTGTTTGGGTTGCTTTGAAAAATGTTAAGCCTTCTCCCAATAATCCATGGGAAGATTGCATTCATAGCTACCCTGTTCAGCTTCTCACTTAA